The genome window GTGGCAGCCAAAGCCATCAATCCGGCCATCCGCATCTATGGTGTCGAGGCCGAAGGATATGACGCGATGGTGCAGGCCCTGCAGGGCCGTACGGTCGAGGTCGGTGGCTCAACCATCGCCGAAGGGATTGCCGTGCGCGATGTCGGGCAGCTTCCGCTCGACGTGGTGCGCACCTATGTGGACGATATTCTGGTCGTTACCGAGGTCGCAATCGAAAACGCCATCTCCCTGCTGGCCGAAAATGCCAAGATCGTCACGGAAGGAGCCGGTGCGGCAGGAGTCGCCGGGCTGCTGTCCTTTCCCGATCTGTTCAGGGGCCGCAAGGTTGGTATTCCCCTCTGCGGGGCCAATATCGACAGCCGTATTCTGGCCCATGTGCTGCAACGCGTGATGCTGCGGGACGGGCGCCTGATGCGTCTGGTGCTGGATATTCCGGACCGTCCCGGCGTGCTGGCCGAAATCTCCGCCCATATCGGCGATTCCGGCGGCAATATCATCGAAGTGTCCCATCATCGCCTCTTCACCTCCCCCAGCGTCAAGGCCGCAAGGCTGGAAATCATGTTCGAGGCCCGCGACCCCGAACATGGCGCGGCAGTAGCGGCAGAGCTGGAGAAGCATTACACCGTCACCCGGCTGTAAGCCTTCACCACACGCTCAGGAGCTCCGTCCCGATGTCCAGCGCCGCACCTTATTTCGATCTGCTGGTCCGGAACGGTCGCTGCATTCTGCCCTGGGGTGAAGTACAGACGGATATCGGTATCCGGGATGGAGTCATCGTCACCCTCTCCGCCCCTGCCTCCGCAAGTGCCGGGCAGGTGCTGGATGCATCCGGCCTGCATGTGCTGCCGGGGCTGACCGATCCGCATGTCCATCTGCGTGACCCCGGCAATGCCAGCGTGGAGACCATCGAAACCGGTACACGCGGCGCGGTGCTGGGTGGTCTGACGGCGGTCTATGACATGCCGAACACCAGCCCTTCCATCATCGATGCGGAAACAGTGCGATGGAAACAGGAGCATATCGGCCGTACCGCCTGGTGCGACATGGGGTTCTATGTCGGAGCCACCAAGACCAACATTCAGGATCTGGCCACGCTGGAACATCAGCCCGGGATCTGCGCCATCAAGGTGTTCGCAGGCAGCTCCACCGGTGACCTGCTGGTCGAGGATGATGCCAGCATCGAAGCCGTGATGCGCAGCGGCCATCGTCGCATCGCCTTCCACAGCGAGGATGAATACC of Granulibacter bethesdensis contains these proteins:
- a CDS encoding threonine ammonia-lyase; the protein is MIGLEDVRAAAERIAGKVVRTPTLRNGTLSQLAGADIWLKLDVLQATGAFKERGAANRLAMLSAGERAAGVIAMSAGNHAQAVARHAQLLGIEATIVMPQFTPATKVTRTAQWGAHVVLHGKTLAEAAEHAWTLAAERSLTFIHPYDDEGVMAGQGTHALEMLEDAPDLDTLIIPIGGGGLIAGCAVAAKAINPAIRIYGVEAEGYDAMVQALQGRTVEVGGSTIAEGIAVRDVGQLPLDVVRTYVDDILVVTEVAIENAISLLAENAKIVTEGAGAAGVAGLLSFPDLFRGRKVGIPLCGANIDSRILAHVLQRVMLRDGRLMRLVLDIPDRPGVLAEISAHIGDSGGNIIEVSHHRLFTSPSVKAARLEIMFEARDPEHGAAVAAELEKHYTVTRL